TGGGCACCGCGGCAGCCCCGGGCGGCCATCGCCTCGGCGGTGGCGTGAGCCTGATCGAACGCGCGGACCAGGGTGAGCCCGCCGAGCGCCCCGAGCGAATGCACGCCGCGGCGCACGCCCCGGTAGCCGAGGCGGAGGATCTGCGCCTCGCGCGCGGTGTGGGCCGCCCGCTCGAGGACCGTGGCGTAGCGCACCGCGAGCGCGATCACCTCGGCGAGCGGGGCCGGCACCCGCCAGGCTCGCAGCGCGCCCACCAGCGCCCAGGGTGGCGTGAGCGCGATGAGGAGGCCGAAGACGGTGGCCCCCGCGGCGACCCGTGTCCCCAGCACCAGCCCGAGTCTCCAGGCTCCGTTCGCCTCCGAGCGCAGCAAGCCGTGCAGGGCCCAG
This Cystobacter fuscus DSM 2262 DNA region includes the following protein-coding sequences:
- a CDS encoding CbiQ family ECF transporter T component, translated to MSRAALRERVVGLDARLKLGGALFALLVALAGPAPYTASAVAVLALLASLAVGERAGVLLRRLGVALFSGLALWALHGLLRSEANGAWRLGLVLGTRVAAGATVFGLLIALTPPWALVGALRAWRVPAPLAEVIALAVRYATVLERAAHTAREAQILRLGYRGVRRGVHSLGALGGLTLVRAFDQAHATAEAMAARGCRGAHLPPSGERP